A section of the Gallus gallus isolate bGalGal1 chromosome 4, bGalGal1.mat.broiler.GRCg7b, whole genome shotgun sequence genome encodes:
- the MFSD10 gene encoding major facilitator superfamily domain-containing protein 10 isoform X5: MALREGEASSSSADDKQEQNCSRVITIVFLALLIDLLGFALILPLFPSILDYYSQTELSVLQDGLYLSLQRGVDWFAAMVGMPPERKYNSVLFGGLIGSMFSILQFFSSPLTGAVSDCLGRRPVILMTAMGLIASYALWAASRSFGVFLLSRMVGGISKGNVSLCTAIIADLHSPKARSKGMAMIGVAFSLGFTLGPMIGAYLAMETEKGEVFYLRSALLALTFAAADLIFIFFLLPETLPKEKRVSSVTTGFQAAADLLSPMALFRFSAVTQGKEAPSDQNLQNLKILGLAYFLYLFLFSGLEYTLSFLTHQRFQFSSMQQGKMFFFIGITMAVIQGGYARRIKPGNEIRVVKRAVLLLIPAFLLIGWAANVTLLSAGLLLYSFAAAIVIPCLSAVVSGYGSASQKGRVMGILRSLGALARALGPVLSATADEGGVGRGRKKPELSPAAKDLPTTQFSPSESTDQTGRRGCSGRRGAMTMCSNSGLQISCGLHKHFS, from the exons ATGGCTCTGAGAGAGGgagaagccagcagcagctccgccGATGACAAGcaagagcagaactgcagtcgTGTTATTACAATCGTCTTCCTGGCACTCCTCATAGACTTGTTGGGATTTGCTCTCATCTTGCCACTGTTTCCTTCCATCCTTGATTATTACAGCCAGACCGAG CTATCTGTTTTACAGGATGGATTATATTTGTCATTGCAACGTGGTGTGGACTGGTTTGCAGCAATGGTTGGAATGCCTCCAGAGAGGAAATACAACAGTGTCTTGTTTGGAG gtcTGATTGGCTCAATGTTTTCCATCCTTCAgttcttctcctctcccctcacTGGAGCTGTGTCAGACTGCTTGGGCAGAAGGCCAGTCATCTTGATGACAGCG ATGGGTTTGATAGCATCTTATGCACTATGGGCTGCATCTCGGTCTTTTGGcgtttttcttctctccaggaTGGTAGGTGGAATAAGCAAAGGGAATGTCAGCCTCTGCACAGCTATAATTGCTGACTTGCACTCTCCAAAAGCACGGAGCAAGGGCATG GCAATGATTGGTGTTGCTTTCTCCCTTGGTTTTACCCTGGGTCCCATGATTGGAGCTTATCTAGCCATGgagacagaaaaaggagaagtctTCTATCTTCGTTCAGCATTATTAGCACTCACGTTTGCAGCAGCTGACTTgattttcatcttcttcctgCTTCCAGAGACACTTCCCAAAGAAAAACGG GTCTCCTCTGTGACAACCGGGTTTCAGGCAGCAGCTGACCTGCTCAGTCCTATGGCTTTATTTCGGTTCTCTGCAGTCACCCAAGGAAAGGAGGCCCCTTCAGATCAGA atCTTCAGAACCTCAAAATCTTGGGCCTGGCTTACTTCCTGTACCTCTTCCTGTTTTCCGGATTGGAATATACGCTGAGTTTTCTTACTCATCAGAGATTCCAGTTCAGCAG TATGCAGCAGGgcaagatgtttttctttattggAATAACAATGGCTGTGATCCAGGGAGGCTATGCTCGCCGAATAAAGCCAGGAAATGAAATCAGAGTTGTAAAAAGG GCCGTTTTGTTGTTGATTCCAGCATTCCTGTTAATTGGATGGGCTGCAAATGTGACCCTGCTGAGCGCTGGACTGTTGCTGTACTCTTTCG ctgctgccattGTTATCCCGTGTTTGTCTGCAGTGGTATCAGGCTACG GTTCGGCCAGCCAAAAAGGAAGAGTGATGGGGATCCTGAGGAGCCTCGGGGCTCTTGCGAGGGCGCTGGGACCTGTCCTGTCAGCTACAG CAGACGAAGGAGGAGTAGGCAGAGGCAGGAAGAAACCAGAGCTATCACCAGCTGCCAAGGATCTCCCCACCACACAGTTCTCACCATCTGAGTCCACTGAccagactgggagaagaggatGTTCTGGAAGGCGAGGTGCAATGACCATGTGCAGTAACAGCGGGCTGCAGATTTCTTGTGGCCTCCACAAGCACTTCAGTTGA
- the MFSD10 gene encoding major facilitator superfamily domain-containing protein 10 isoform X3 — translation MALREGEASSSSADDKQEQNCSRVITIVFLALLIDLLGFALILPLFPSILDYYSQTEDGLYLSLQRGVDWFAAMVGMPPERKYNSVLFGGLIGSMFSILQFFSSPLTGAVSDCLGRRPVILMTAMGLIASYALWAASRSFGVFLLSRMVGGISKGNVSLCTAIIADLHSPKARSKGMAMIGVAFSLGFTLGPMIGAYLAMETEKGEVFYLRSALLALTFAAADLIFIFFLLPETLPKEKRVSSVTTGFQAAADLLSPMALFRFSAVTQGKEAPSDQNLQNLKILGLAYFLYLFLFSGLEYTLSFLTHQRFQFSSMQQGKMFFFIGITMAVIQGGYARRIKPGNEIRVVKRAVLLLIPAFLLIGWAANVTLLSAGLLLYSFAAAIVIPCLSAVVSGYGSASQKGRVMGILRSLGALARALGPVLSATVYWLAGAESCFTICGAFFLIPFILLGSIKQQTKEE, via the exons ATGGCTCTGAGAGAGGgagaagccagcagcagctccgccGATGACAAGcaagagcagaactgcagtcgTGTTATTACAATCGTCTTCCTGGCACTCCTCATAGACTTGTTGGGATTTGCTCTCATCTTGCCACTGTTTCCTTCCATCCTTGATTATTACAGCCAGACCGAG GATGGATTATATTTGTCATTGCAACGTGGTGTGGACTGGTTTGCAGCAATGGTTGGAATGCCTCCAGAGAGGAAATACAACAGTGTCTTGTTTGGAG gtcTGATTGGCTCAATGTTTTCCATCCTTCAgttcttctcctctcccctcacTGGAGCTGTGTCAGACTGCTTGGGCAGAAGGCCAGTCATCTTGATGACAGCG ATGGGTTTGATAGCATCTTATGCACTATGGGCTGCATCTCGGTCTTTTGGcgtttttcttctctccaggaTGGTAGGTGGAATAAGCAAAGGGAATGTCAGCCTCTGCACAGCTATAATTGCTGACTTGCACTCTCCAAAAGCACGGAGCAAGGGCATG GCAATGATTGGTGTTGCTTTCTCCCTTGGTTTTACCCTGGGTCCCATGATTGGAGCTTATCTAGCCATGgagacagaaaaaggagaagtctTCTATCTTCGTTCAGCATTATTAGCACTCACGTTTGCAGCAGCTGACTTgattttcatcttcttcctgCTTCCAGAGACACTTCCCAAAGAAAAACGG GTCTCCTCTGTGACAACCGGGTTTCAGGCAGCAGCTGACCTGCTCAGTCCTATGGCTTTATTTCGGTTCTCTGCAGTCACCCAAGGAAAGGAGGCCCCTTCAGATCAGA atCTTCAGAACCTCAAAATCTTGGGCCTGGCTTACTTCCTGTACCTCTTCCTGTTTTCCGGATTGGAATATACGCTGAGTTTTCTTACTCATCAGAGATTCCAGTTCAGCAG TATGCAGCAGGgcaagatgtttttctttattggAATAACAATGGCTGTGATCCAGGGAGGCTATGCTCGCCGAATAAAGCCAGGAAATGAAATCAGAGTTGTAAAAAGG GCCGTTTTGTTGTTGATTCCAGCATTCCTGTTAATTGGATGGGCTGCAAATGTGACCCTGCTGAGCGCTGGACTGTTGCTGTACTCTTTCG ctgctgccattGTTATCCCGTGTTTGTCTGCAGTGGTATCAGGCTACG GTTCGGCCAGCCAAAAAGGAAGAGTGATGGGGATCCTGAGGAGCCTCGGGGCTCTTGCGAGGGCGCTGGGACCTGTCCTGTCAGCTACAG tgtACTGGCTGGCAGGGGCAGAGAGTTGCTTCACCATCTGTGGAGCTTTTTTCCTCATCCCTTTCATTTTACTCGGTTCTATCAAACAGCAGACGAAGGAGGAGTAG
- the MFSD10 gene encoding major facilitator superfamily domain-containing protein 10 isoform X2, producing the protein MALREGEASSSSADDKQEQNCSRVITIVFLALLIDLLGFALILPLFPSILDYYSQTELSVLQDGLYLSLQRGVDWFAAMVGMPPERKYNSVLFGGLIGSMFSILQFFSSPLTGAVSDCLGRRPVILMTAMGLIASYALWAASRSFGVFLLSRMVGGISKGNVSLCTAIIADLHSPKARSKGMAMIGVAFSLGFTLGPMIGAYLAMETEKGEVFYLRSALLALTFAAADLIFIFFLLPETLPKEKRVSSVTTGFQAAADLLSPMALFRFSAVTQGKEAPSDQNLQNLKILGLAYFLYLFLFSGLEYTLSFLTHQRFQFSSMQQGKMFFFIGITMAVIQGGYARRIKPGNEIRVVKRAVLLLIPAFLLIGWAANVTLLSAGLLLYSFAAAIVIPCLSAVVSGYGSASQKGRVMGILRSLGALARALGPVLSATVYWLAGAESCFTICGAFFLIPFILLGSIKQQTKEE; encoded by the exons ATGGCTCTGAGAGAGGgagaagccagcagcagctccgccGATGACAAGcaagagcagaactgcagtcgTGTTATTACAATCGTCTTCCTGGCACTCCTCATAGACTTGTTGGGATTTGCTCTCATCTTGCCACTGTTTCCTTCCATCCTTGATTATTACAGCCAGACCGAG CTATCTGTTTTACAGGATGGATTATATTTGTCATTGCAACGTGGTGTGGACTGGTTTGCAGCAATGGTTGGAATGCCTCCAGAGAGGAAATACAACAGTGTCTTGTTTGGAG gtcTGATTGGCTCAATGTTTTCCATCCTTCAgttcttctcctctcccctcacTGGAGCTGTGTCAGACTGCTTGGGCAGAAGGCCAGTCATCTTGATGACAGCG ATGGGTTTGATAGCATCTTATGCACTATGGGCTGCATCTCGGTCTTTTGGcgtttttcttctctccaggaTGGTAGGTGGAATAAGCAAAGGGAATGTCAGCCTCTGCACAGCTATAATTGCTGACTTGCACTCTCCAAAAGCACGGAGCAAGGGCATG GCAATGATTGGTGTTGCTTTCTCCCTTGGTTTTACCCTGGGTCCCATGATTGGAGCTTATCTAGCCATGgagacagaaaaaggagaagtctTCTATCTTCGTTCAGCATTATTAGCACTCACGTTTGCAGCAGCTGACTTgattttcatcttcttcctgCTTCCAGAGACACTTCCCAAAGAAAAACGG GTCTCCTCTGTGACAACCGGGTTTCAGGCAGCAGCTGACCTGCTCAGTCCTATGGCTTTATTTCGGTTCTCTGCAGTCACCCAAGGAAAGGAGGCCCCTTCAGATCAGA atCTTCAGAACCTCAAAATCTTGGGCCTGGCTTACTTCCTGTACCTCTTCCTGTTTTCCGGATTGGAATATACGCTGAGTTTTCTTACTCATCAGAGATTCCAGTTCAGCAG TATGCAGCAGGgcaagatgtttttctttattggAATAACAATGGCTGTGATCCAGGGAGGCTATGCTCGCCGAATAAAGCCAGGAAATGAAATCAGAGTTGTAAAAAGG GCCGTTTTGTTGTTGATTCCAGCATTCCTGTTAATTGGATGGGCTGCAAATGTGACCCTGCTGAGCGCTGGACTGTTGCTGTACTCTTTCG ctgctgccattGTTATCCCGTGTTTGTCTGCAGTGGTATCAGGCTACG GTTCGGCCAGCCAAAAAGGAAGAGTGATGGGGATCCTGAGGAGCCTCGGGGCTCTTGCGAGGGCGCTGGGACCTGTCCTGTCAGCTACAG tgtACTGGCTGGCAGGGGCAGAGAGTTGCTTCACCATCTGTGGAGCTTTTTTCCTCATCCCTTTCATTTTACTCGGTTCTATCAAACAGCAGACGAAGGAGGAGTAG
- the MFSD10 gene encoding major facilitator superfamily domain-containing protein 10 isoform X1: protein MALREGEASSSSADDKQEQNCSRVITIVFLALLIDLLGFALILPLFPSILDYYSQTEDGLYLSLQRGVDWFAAMVGMPPERKYNSVLFGGLIGSMFSILQFFSSPLTGAVSDCLGRRPVILMTAMGLIASYALWAASRSFGVFLLSRMVGGISKGNVSLCTAIIADLHSPKARSKGMAMIGVAFSLGFTLGPMIGAYLAMETEKGEVFYLRSALLALTFAAADLIFIFFLLPETLPKEKRVSSVTTGFQAAADLLSPMALFRFSAVTQGKEAPSDQNLQNLKILGLAYFLYLFLFSGLEYTLSFLTHQRFQFSSMQQGKMFFFIGITMAVIQGGYARRIKPGNEIRVVKRAVLLLIPAFLLIGWAANVTLLSAGLLLYSFAAAIVIPCLSAVVSGYGSASQKGRVMGILRSLGALARALGPVLSATADEGGVGRGRKKPELSPAAKDLPTTQFSPSESTDQTGRRGCSGRRGAMTMCSNSGLQISCGLHKHFS from the exons ATGGCTCTGAGAGAGGgagaagccagcagcagctccgccGATGACAAGcaagagcagaactgcagtcgTGTTATTACAATCGTCTTCCTGGCACTCCTCATAGACTTGTTGGGATTTGCTCTCATCTTGCCACTGTTTCCTTCCATCCTTGATTATTACAGCCAGACCGAG GATGGATTATATTTGTCATTGCAACGTGGTGTGGACTGGTTTGCAGCAATGGTTGGAATGCCTCCAGAGAGGAAATACAACAGTGTCTTGTTTGGAG gtcTGATTGGCTCAATGTTTTCCATCCTTCAgttcttctcctctcccctcacTGGAGCTGTGTCAGACTGCTTGGGCAGAAGGCCAGTCATCTTGATGACAGCG ATGGGTTTGATAGCATCTTATGCACTATGGGCTGCATCTCGGTCTTTTGGcgtttttcttctctccaggaTGGTAGGTGGAATAAGCAAAGGGAATGTCAGCCTCTGCACAGCTATAATTGCTGACTTGCACTCTCCAAAAGCACGGAGCAAGGGCATG GCAATGATTGGTGTTGCTTTCTCCCTTGGTTTTACCCTGGGTCCCATGATTGGAGCTTATCTAGCCATGgagacagaaaaaggagaagtctTCTATCTTCGTTCAGCATTATTAGCACTCACGTTTGCAGCAGCTGACTTgattttcatcttcttcctgCTTCCAGAGACACTTCCCAAAGAAAAACGG GTCTCCTCTGTGACAACCGGGTTTCAGGCAGCAGCTGACCTGCTCAGTCCTATGGCTTTATTTCGGTTCTCTGCAGTCACCCAAGGAAAGGAGGCCCCTTCAGATCAGA atCTTCAGAACCTCAAAATCTTGGGCCTGGCTTACTTCCTGTACCTCTTCCTGTTTTCCGGATTGGAATATACGCTGAGTTTTCTTACTCATCAGAGATTCCAGTTCAGCAG TATGCAGCAGGgcaagatgtttttctttattggAATAACAATGGCTGTGATCCAGGGAGGCTATGCTCGCCGAATAAAGCCAGGAAATGAAATCAGAGTTGTAAAAAGG GCCGTTTTGTTGTTGATTCCAGCATTCCTGTTAATTGGATGGGCTGCAAATGTGACCCTGCTGAGCGCTGGACTGTTGCTGTACTCTTTCG ctgctgccattGTTATCCCGTGTTTGTCTGCAGTGGTATCAGGCTACG GTTCGGCCAGCCAAAAAGGAAGAGTGATGGGGATCCTGAGGAGCCTCGGGGCTCTTGCGAGGGCGCTGGGACCTGTCCTGTCAGCTACAG CAGACGAAGGAGGAGTAGGCAGAGGCAGGAAGAAACCAGAGCTATCACCAGCTGCCAAGGATCTCCCCACCACACAGTTCTCACCATCTGAGTCCACTGAccagactgggagaagaggatGTTCTGGAAGGCGAGGTGCAATGACCATGTGCAGTAACAGCGGGCTGCAGATTTCTTGTGGCCTCCACAAGCACTTCAGTTGA
- the MFSD10 gene encoding major facilitator superfamily domain-containing protein 10 isoform X4 — MALREGEASSSSADDKQEQNCSRVITIVFLALLIDLLGFALILPLFPSILDYYSQTEDGLYLSLQRGVDWFAAMVGMPPERKYNSVLFGGLIGSMFSILQFFSSPLTGAVSDCLGRRPVILMTAMGLIASYALWAASRSFGVFLLSRMVGGISKGNVSLCTAIIADLHSPKARSKGMAMIGVAFSLGFTLGPMIGAYLAMETEKGEVFYLRSALLALTFAAADLIFIFFLLPETLPKEKRVSSVTTGFQAAADLLSPMALFRFSAVTQGKEAPSDQSRFVVDSSIPVNWMGCKCDPAERWTVAVLFRCCHCYPVFVCSGIRLRFGQPKRKSDGDPEEPRGSCEGAGTCPVSYSVLAGRGRELLHHLWSFFPHPFHFTRFYQTADEGGVGRGRKKPELSPAAKDLPTTQFSPSESTDQTGRRGCSGRRGAMTMCSNSGLQISCGLHKHFS, encoded by the exons ATGGCTCTGAGAGAGGgagaagccagcagcagctccgccGATGACAAGcaagagcagaactgcagtcgTGTTATTACAATCGTCTTCCTGGCACTCCTCATAGACTTGTTGGGATTTGCTCTCATCTTGCCACTGTTTCCTTCCATCCTTGATTATTACAGCCAGACCGAG GATGGATTATATTTGTCATTGCAACGTGGTGTGGACTGGTTTGCAGCAATGGTTGGAATGCCTCCAGAGAGGAAATACAACAGTGTCTTGTTTGGAG gtcTGATTGGCTCAATGTTTTCCATCCTTCAgttcttctcctctcccctcacTGGAGCTGTGTCAGACTGCTTGGGCAGAAGGCCAGTCATCTTGATGACAGCG ATGGGTTTGATAGCATCTTATGCACTATGGGCTGCATCTCGGTCTTTTGGcgtttttcttctctccaggaTGGTAGGTGGAATAAGCAAAGGGAATGTCAGCCTCTGCACAGCTATAATTGCTGACTTGCACTCTCCAAAAGCACGGAGCAAGGGCATG GCAATGATTGGTGTTGCTTTCTCCCTTGGTTTTACCCTGGGTCCCATGATTGGAGCTTATCTAGCCATGgagacagaaaaaggagaagtctTCTATCTTCGTTCAGCATTATTAGCACTCACGTTTGCAGCAGCTGACTTgattttcatcttcttcctgCTTCCAGAGACACTTCCCAAAGAAAAACGG GTCTCCTCTGTGACAACCGGGTTTCAGGCAGCAGCTGACCTGCTCAGTCCTATGGCTTTATTTCGGTTCTCTGCAGTCACCCAAGGAAAGGAGGCCCCTTCAGATCAGA GCCGTTTTGTTGTTGATTCCAGCATTCCTGTTAATTGGATGGGCTGCAAATGTGACCCTGCTGAGCGCTGGACTGTTGCTGTACTCTTTCG ctgctgccattGTTATCCCGTGTTTGTCTGCAGTGGTATCAGGCTACG GTTCGGCCAGCCAAAAAGGAAGAGTGATGGGGATCCTGAGGAGCCTCGGGGCTCTTGCGAGGGCGCTGGGACCTGTCCTGTCAGCTACAG tgtACTGGCTGGCAGGGGCAGAGAGTTGCTTCACCATCTGTGGAGCTTTTTTCCTCATCCCTTTCATTTTACTCGGTTCTATCAAACAGCAGACGAAGGAGGAGTAGGCAGAGGCAGGAAGAAACCAGAGCTATCACCAGCTGCCAAGGATCTCCCCACCACACAGTTCTCACCATCTGAGTCCACTGAccagactgggagaagaggatGTTCTGGAAGGCGAGGTGCAATGACCATGTGCAGTAACAGCGGGCTGCAGATTTCTTGTGGCCTCCACAAGCACTTCAGTTGA
- the MFSD10 gene encoding major facilitator superfamily domain-containing protein 10 isoform X6 encodes MFSILQFFSSPLTGAVSDCLGRRPVILMTAMGLIASYALWAASRSFGVFLLSRMVGGISKGNVSLCTAIIADLHSPKARSKGMAMIGVAFSLGFTLGPMIGAYLAMETEKGEVFYLRSALLALTFAAADLIFIFFLLPETLPKEKRVSSVTTGFQAAADLLSPMALFRFSAVTQGKEAPSDQNLQNLKILGLAYFLYLFLFSGLEYTLSFLTHQRFQFSSMQQGKMFFFIGITMAVIQGGYARRIKPGNEIRVVKRAVLLLIPAFLLIGWAANVTLLSAGLLLYSFAAAIVIPCLSAVVSGYGSASQKGRVMGILRSLGALARALGPVLSATADEGGVGRGRKKPELSPAAKDLPTTQFSPSESTDQTGRRGCSGRRGAMTMCSNSGLQISCGLHKHFS; translated from the exons ATGTTTTCCATCCTTCAgttcttctcctctcccctcacTGGAGCTGTGTCAGACTGCTTGGGCAGAAGGCCAGTCATCTTGATGACAGCG ATGGGTTTGATAGCATCTTATGCACTATGGGCTGCATCTCGGTCTTTTGGcgtttttcttctctccaggaTGGTAGGTGGAATAAGCAAAGGGAATGTCAGCCTCTGCACAGCTATAATTGCTGACTTGCACTCTCCAAAAGCACGGAGCAAGGGCATG GCAATGATTGGTGTTGCTTTCTCCCTTGGTTTTACCCTGGGTCCCATGATTGGAGCTTATCTAGCCATGgagacagaaaaaggagaagtctTCTATCTTCGTTCAGCATTATTAGCACTCACGTTTGCAGCAGCTGACTTgattttcatcttcttcctgCTTCCAGAGACACTTCCCAAAGAAAAACGG GTCTCCTCTGTGACAACCGGGTTTCAGGCAGCAGCTGACCTGCTCAGTCCTATGGCTTTATTTCGGTTCTCTGCAGTCACCCAAGGAAAGGAGGCCCCTTCAGATCAGA atCTTCAGAACCTCAAAATCTTGGGCCTGGCTTACTTCCTGTACCTCTTCCTGTTTTCCGGATTGGAATATACGCTGAGTTTTCTTACTCATCAGAGATTCCAGTTCAGCAG TATGCAGCAGGgcaagatgtttttctttattggAATAACAATGGCTGTGATCCAGGGAGGCTATGCTCGCCGAATAAAGCCAGGAAATGAAATCAGAGTTGTAAAAAGG GCCGTTTTGTTGTTGATTCCAGCATTCCTGTTAATTGGATGGGCTGCAAATGTGACCCTGCTGAGCGCTGGACTGTTGCTGTACTCTTTCG ctgctgccattGTTATCCCGTGTTTGTCTGCAGTGGTATCAGGCTACG GTTCGGCCAGCCAAAAAGGAAGAGTGATGGGGATCCTGAGGAGCCTCGGGGCTCTTGCGAGGGCGCTGGGACCTGTCCTGTCAGCTACAG CAGACGAAGGAGGAGTAGGCAGAGGCAGGAAGAAACCAGAGCTATCACCAGCTGCCAAGGATCTCCCCACCACACAGTTCTCACCATCTGAGTCCACTGAccagactgggagaagaggatGTTCTGGAAGGCGAGGTGCAATGACCATGTGCAGTAACAGCGGGCTGCAGATTTCTTGTGGCCTCCACAAGCACTTCAGTTGA